A genome region from Triticum aestivum cultivar Chinese Spring chromosome 2B, IWGSC CS RefSeq v2.1, whole genome shotgun sequence includes the following:
- the LOC123045128 gene encoding dirigent protein 1, with the protein MHDIIGGPGQTAVRVVRGQGPPHPSMPGSYFGDTAVIDDLLTEGPGLTSKAVGRAQGTYVLAAMDVPVLAVSVTVVITEGQYNGSTLVIAGRDDISQEVRELAVVGGTGQLRRATGHVLWRTAEDVSAVYMVLELDVHATVPNGAAAGRRHGWGWPAAAVGSRNMSVGLSVDS; encoded by the coding sequence ATGCACGACATCATCGGCGGGCCGGGGCAGACAGCGGTGCGGGTCGTCAGGGGCCAGGGCCCGCCGCACCCgtccatgcctgggagctacttcggtgaCACGGCGGTGATCGACGACCTCCTGACGGAGGGCCCTGGCCTGACGTCGAAGGCCGTCGGCCGGGCACAGGGCACGTACGTGCTAGCCGCCATGGACGTCCCCGTGCTGGCGGTGAGCGTGACGGTGGTGATCACCGAGGGGCAGTACAACGGGAGCACCCTTGTCATCGCCGGCCGCGACGACATCTCCCAGGAGGTGAGGGAGCTCGCGGTGGTCGGCGGGACGGGGCAGCTCCGGCGGGCTACCGGGCACGTGCTGTGGAGGACGGCCGAGGACGTGTCAGCGGTGTACATGGTGCTGGAGCTGGACGTGCACGCGACGGTACCGAACGGCGCTGCTGCTGGTCGTCGTCATGGATGGGGCTGGCCGGCCGCCGCCGTGGGCAGCAGGAACATGTCGGTCGGTTTGTCCGTTGATTCCTAG
- the LOC123045127 gene encoding U3 small nucleolar RNA-associated protein 6 homolog — translation MADTVQYRLERMSDELDDLERRGLFTRAELAEVVRRRRDFEFRLRRHSPRKADFLDYIAYLLRVDALRDLRKRAIIRATPNPTHSDEDNGTNEDGKKRKKRKKKWAKSISDFAGVLRVLDVYRMATVRFKGDLDLWFRYLEFCRQKGHGRMKQVMAQAIRYHPKVPGLWMYAAAWEFDQNLNVAAARALMQSGLRSCPESEDMWIEYLRMELTYLNKLKARKVALGEDVKTLQKSTDDSGQWKEENKELFMSLDEQGDSPKESGLEDVALEDKEDLFWQQGVLIIRTIYHGAMEALPSSLTLRKKILDILNSVELAHSEELRLEVMDDLKKDFSHNEDYWDWLARLQLSDSTNSSTLNKKEAVLNKLNKSIQVYDEAVRKLPTSKMYSLYANFWLGVVFSDREDSISLFRDADFDASEFTSAILQVFENAESCGCLSEDLACQYVSLCLKLGRSEEAPERLEEAKNLAEKLCSGPLSQAANLWNLRASIEIKSLATATGSASFSEENLSSLFDLFNIVLPKLSITKAEGLWHTAMKLFSHEKIYFEKLVKCAMLSLSSAGGSDCGASVSSAFIGWVLQKDGIKQARKMYKRFLALPRPSLKFFQFCIELEANLASIGNNDGLVNARKLYDSAISLYPQERELWRKYYNMELTVGTSETSNAIYWRARKVLNDSTALDIPRS, via the exons ATGGCGGACACGGTGCAGTACCGCCTCGAGCGGATGTCCGATGAGCTCGACGACCTCGAGCGCCGGGGCCTCTTCACCCGGGCCGAGCTCGCCGAGGTCGTGCGCCGCCGCCGCGACTTCGAGTTCCGCCTCCGCCGTCACTCCCCGCGCAAGGCCGACTTCCTCGACTACATCGCCTACCTGCTCCGCGTCGACGCTCTCCGGGACCTGCGCAAGCGCGCCATCATACGCGCCACTCCTAACCCTACCCACTCCGACGAGGACAACGGCACGAACGAGGATGGcaaaaagaggaagaagaggaagaagaagtgggcCAAGTCCATCTCCGACTTCGCGGGAGTCCTCCGCGTCCTCGACGTCTACAGGATGGCCACCGTCAGGTTCAAGGGCGACCTCGACCTCTGGTTCCGCTACCTCGAGTTCTGTCGCCAGAAGGGCCACGGCCGGATGAAGCAG GTTATGGCGCAAGCCATTCGTTACCATCCCAAGGTTCCTGGGCTTTGGATGTATGCAGCAGCGTGGGAATTTGATCAGAACTTGAATGTTGCTGCAGCACGTGCACTTATGCAGAGTGGTCTCAGATCTTGTCCAGAATCTGAAGATATGTGGATTGAATATCTTCGCATGGAGCTTACCTACCTTAACAAGCTTAAGGCTCGAAAGGTAGCTCTTGGGGAGGATGTGAAGACACTGCAAAAAAGTACTGATGATTCGGGTCAGTGGAAAGAGGAGAACAAAGAATTGTTCATGTCACTTGATGAACAAGGTGACAGTCCCAAGGAGTCTGGCTTGGAGGATGTTGCTTTGGAGGACAAGGAAGATCTATTTTGGCAGCAAGGAGTGTTAATCATACGAACAATTTATCATGGTGCTATGGAAGCTCTTCCGTCAAGCTTAACCTTGAGGAAGAAAATTTTGGATATATTAAATAGTGTTGAGCTGGCACATTCTGAAGAGCTGAGGTTAGAGGTCATGGATGACCTGAAGAAAGATTTCTCTCATAATGAGGACTACTGGGATTGGCTCGCTAGGCTTCAGCTTAGTGACTCCACTAATTCCAGTACTTTGAATAAAAAGGAAGCTGTATTGAATAAGCTTAACAAATCAATTCAG GTGTATGATGAAGCTGTCAGAAAGTTGCCTACTTCCAAAATGTACTCCCTGTATGCAAACTTCTGGTTGGGTGTTGTATTCTCCGACAGAGAGGACTCCATCTCATTATTCCGTGATGCTGATTTTGATGCTTCAGAATTCACTTCAGCTATACTGCAAGTTTTTGAAAATGCTGAATCGTGTGGATGTCTCTCCGAGGATCTTGCCTGCCAGTATGTCTCACTTTGTTTGAAACTTGGAAGGTCGGAGGAAGCACCTGAAAGATTGGAGGAAGCTAAGAATCTCGCAGAAAAGCTCTGCAGTGGTCCTCTTTCACAGGCTGCAAATCTGTGGAACTTGAGAGCTTCTATAGAGATAAAGTCACTTGCTACTGCTACCGGCAGTGCTTCCTTTAGTGAGGAGAATCTAAGTTCTCTGTTTGATTTATTTAATATTGTACTTCCGAAGTTATCCATAACCAAGGCTGAGGGACTCTGGCATACG GCGATGAAATTGTTTTCTCATGAAAAGATATATTTCGAAAAGCTGGTGAAATGTGCAATGCTATCATTAAGTTCAGCTGGTGGGAGTGATTGTGGAGCTTCAGTCTCTTCAGCTTTTATCGGATGGGTTTTGCAGAAAGATGGTATTAAGCAAGCTAGGAAAATGTATAAGAG ATTTTTGGCTTTACCGCGCCCCAGTCTTAAGTTCTTCCAGTTCTGCATAGAGCTGGAAGCTAACCTTGCATCAATCGGAAACAATGATGGCCTTGTAAACGCGCGCAAGCTCTATGACTCAGCAATCAGCCTCTATCCACAAGAAAGGGAACTATGGAGGAAGTACTACAATATGGAGTTGACG GTGGGAACATCAGAAACATCAAATGCTATCTACTGGCGTGCCCGCAAGGTGCTCAATGACTCCACCGCGCTCGACATTCCCCGTAGTTAG